The Streptomyces hundungensis genome contains the following window.
GACGATGACGGGGCCTGCCTCGTTCACAGCAGATCCTCTCCTCGTGGGCCGGCCGGCTTCTGTTGCGCGGGGCGGGACCGGCCGGGCACGGTGGACCGTACTTCGCCCCCCGGTCCGCCCTCACCGGAAGCCGACTCAGCCGACTCTGCCATCATGCCGCCACGGCCGCGTTTCCTCCCGGCAGGGTCTTGAGCCTTCGGCCTTGAGCCTTAAGCCTTGACAGTGGCAGATCCGCCTCCCTGCTTACGGGCTCTGGAGCGCAGAGTTCCTGCGATCGGGCAGCGGAGGCGGCGCTGCCACACCCCCGCTGGTCACACGCGGCCTCGCCCCGACTCAGGGTGCTTAGGCGTGCGCGTGACCCGGTGCGGTGGTCCTGCGGGGAGCGGCGTGGTGGGCGACGCGCGTTGCACTGCGGGCCTGGAGGCGGCGCAGCCACACGGATGACAGGCCCAGAAGGCCGGTGAAGATGGCCAGGAACAGGACCGACGCCCACATCTGTCGGCTGCCCGGTGACTGCCAAGCGGTCGAGGCGGTTGATGCGGCCCACAGGGCGAGGCCCAGGGCGTAGAAGGCACGGACCTGGCGCAATTGCCGCACGGCCCGCAGGGACATGACGAGTTCGGTCTTGGATGCCATGCCGAACCGTCTACCCCCGGGGGCCCCGTTCAGCATCTCGGATTCCGCATGTCGGATTTCGCGTTACTGCCGCGGCTGTCCGGGCGCCTGCCCGTCACCGAGCCCTTCGACGGTGCGCCGCGCCGCCGCGCCCTGGTCGTCGGCCAGCCCGCCCTCGGCGGGCAGGCCCAGCGCGGCGCCACAGTGCTTGCACAGTTTGCCGTCCTCGGCGGGCGTCCCGCACGCCTTGCAGAAGCGGTTGCCATCGTTGTGCTGTGTCTGCTCAGCCATGAGACCTCCGGGGGATTGGTGCTCCATCTGGTGCGGAGTACCCCCTTCCGGTGGTGATGAACGGGATGCCGGATCCGGTGGTGATGAACGGGATGCCGGAGCCGGTGGAGATCACGGGATGCCTGAGCCGGTGGAGATCGGGAGATCAACGGCGTGGCTCACCAGGGCTCCGCGCTCTCGCTGGCGGCTGACGGCCGTGTGGCCGGCTCGCCGCCGCGGGCCCTGATCCGCAGCGCGATGAGAGGGAAGGCGAGGACCGAAACCATGGCCGCGCCTACCAGGGCCGCGGCTTCGCCGCTGGTGATGGCCTTGTCGTCGAGGCAGATGGTGGTGATGGCGACGACGAGAGGCAGGCACGTCGAGCCGTAGAGAAGAAGCGCGAGGCGGTTGTGGCGCGGTAGGTCGGGTGGTGCCAGGGCGTACTGGGGCAGACCGCGGACGAGGAGGAACAGCGCCAGCAGCACGGGGGGAGGGCGAGGGGCCGGCCGCCCGCGAGCAGGGCGTCGAGGTCGAAGTCGATGCCGGTGACGACGTAGAAGAGCGGGACGAGGAAGCCGAAGCCCATCGCCTCGACGCGGCCGAGGACTTCGGAGCTGCTGTCCGGAGCGGCGCCGTGCAGGATCAGCCGGGGTGATCACGCCGGCGGCGAAGGCTCCGAGGAGGGTGTCGATGCCCAGGACTTGTGAGAGGCCGAGCATGGCGGCCAGCAGGAGCATGACGTACCGGACGGCGAACTGACCGCCGCTGTGCAGGGTCTTCCTGATCAGGTGGGAGAACCGGCGGGGGCGGGGCCGCAGGGCCCACCACACGGCGGCGGCGGTGATGGCGGCGAACGCCAGGAGTACGGCGGTGGATCGGCCGGGGGCGCGGCCGCTGAGCAGGAGCGCCATGGCGATGACGGGGCCGAACTCGCCGACCGCGCCGAAGGCGAGGACCACCGTGCCGAAGCGTCCGCGCAGATCGCCGGAGTCGCGCAGGATCGGCAGGACCGTGCCGAGGGCGGTGCTGGTCAGGGCGGTGCCGATGACGAAGCTCTTGGTGGTCTGGGCGCCGGTGAGGGCGAAGGCGATGCCGAGTGCGGCGGCCAGGGAGATGAGCCAGGCGGTGACCGAGCGGCGCAGGGTGTCGCCAGGGACGGCGGCGAAGTCGATCTCGTAGCCAGCGAGGAAGATGAGCATGGTCAGGCCGAGGTTCGAGAGGGTGTCGATCACCTGGTCGTGATGCGCCCAGTCGAGGACGTCGGGGCCGACGAAGATGCCTAGCACGATCTCGAAGATGACCAGGGGGACCGGGATCCACCGCCGCACTCCGTAGGCGAGCAGGGGCGCGAGGACGGCGATGGCCATGAGCAGGATGAGCGTCCCGGGATGCGACATGTCTCGTATCTAAATAATCTTGCGCAAAACGGACAACTCGGAGGTGGGCTGCGTCGAGCGCCGGGTGGCCCGCTCCGCCTGAGTCCACGTCTCGGCCCTCCTCGACCTGTCCCGCATCCCTGACGGAGAGAGTTCCCGATGACCAGAACCACACCGTCCGACGCCTCCGCACACACTCCGTTGGAGCCCAGGGGCTGGGCCGTCGGGGGCACGTTGTTCGCCGGAGTCATGCTGCTCGTCGAGGGCATCCTCGGCGCCTTGGAGGGGATCGCGGCGCTGGCCAAGGACGATGTGTACGCACGCGTGGGTGACTACGTGTACAAGTTCAACCTGACCGCCTGGGGCTGGATCCACCTGGTGCTCGGCGTACTGCTGGCGGTGGTCGGCTGGGGACTGCTCAGCGGCCCCCGGCCCTGGGCGCGGGTGCCGGCGCTGATGCTGGCGAGCCTCAGCCTGGTGGCGCACTTCCTTTACCTCCCCTACCAGCCGTGGTGGGCGCTGATCGGAATCGCGCTGAGCGTGTTCGTCATCGCCGCCCTGGCCAGCGACTGGCGTCCCGAGACCCGATGACGTCTCTCGCGGGCGGGGGCAGAGCGCCACGATCCGGCCGGTCGCCCATGGGGGCAGCATGCCGGCGAGGGGGTAGGCAAAGGCCAGAGCGCCGAGTACGGCCCCGCGTTGCGAGGGGGGCATGATCAGCCCCCCCGCGACCGGGTGGTCGGTCCCGTTAGCGGCGTGCTGTCCGAGGGCTGACCTGTCCGCCCACGGCACTGATTGCAGCGGCGTTGGACGGCCCGGCGGCGTAATCCGGCAGATCGACGCTGCTGACCTGCTTGCCCATCTTCAGCATCCTGTCGAGGATCCAGCGCCGGTTCAGTAGCCCGTTGCGCACCCGCAGCCCGGTCGCGGTACCGGGCGCCAGGAACGGGCCGGTGCGGTCGCCGCCTTTCTGGCAGCCCTGGGCGTAGTCGCGCAAGGTGTGCTCGTAGCGGGCGAAGGCGGTGTGGTGGTCGCCACGGGCCCGGGCCAGCTCCCCGGCCAGGACGTACGCCGCCACCACGGCGGTGCCGGTGCCCATGCCGCCGATGGTGGCCCCGCAGGCGGCGTCGCCGAGCAGGGCGACCCGACCGGAGGACCAGGCGGGGACGTCGGCCCGACTGATCGAGTCGAAGTACAGCTCGGGGGCCTGCTGCAAGCTCTCCAGCAGCCTGGGCACCTCCCAGCCGAGGCCTGCGAAGGCGTCCTGGATCAGCTTCTTCTGCTGCGCCACGTCGTGGCGGTCGTAACGGAGTTCGGGCGAGGCGAAGACGAAGAAAGCACCCGCCCTGGTCGGGTCGCGGTGGTCGGCGCCGACGGCCGCAAGCCGGCCGGGGACGTTGAGGCCTACTGAACCGGTCGGCAGACCCAGGTAGTTGGGCACCTGCCAGGTGGCCGCGTAGTAGCCGAGGTGGCGGACGTAGCGCTCCTCCGGGCCGAAGGTGAGCCGTCGGACATGGGAGTGCAGCCCGTCGGCGCCGATCACCAGGTCGAACTCGCGTGGCGCGCCGTGCTGGAAGGTCACCCGGACACCGGTGCGCGTCTCCTCCAGGGCGGTGATCGAGTCGCCGAATAGGTACTCGGTGCGCGGGAGGCTGCGCTGGTGCAGCACCTGGGCGAGCTCCCCGCGCGGGACCTCGACGTCCCCGCCCGCGAAGTCGGCCGGCAGGTGGAGGATCTGACGGCCGCGCTGGTCGACGAAGGTTATCGGGCTGCCGCCGGTATCGAGCGCGCGCAGCTCGTCGAGCACGCCCATCCGCTCCAGCACGGTCAGATGGGTCTGGCCGCGGAAGTCGACCGCCTGGCCGCCGCCGCGCAGGGCGGGGGCCAGCTCGACAACGGTGGTCTCGAAGCCGTATCGCCCCAGCCAGTAGGCCAGCGCGGGGCCGGCGATGCTCGCGCCCGAGATCAGGACCTTCGTGCTCACGTGAACCACTCCGTATGAGTCCGTCGAATAACTGCGTCTGGTGGACACGGTTTATTTCTGTGTACGGTAGACGCAGTTAGGTCGCCTCGCAAGGGACAGGCGGAAACGCGGGACGGAGCGGGAAATGGGCGAGGAAACGAACGAGGCGGTGCGGTTGCTCTGGGGGCCGCCCGCCAAGCCGTCCAGGGGGCCGAAGCCCGCGCTGAGCCTGGCGCGGATCGCTGCGGCGGGCGTCGAGATCGCGGACGCCGAGGGTCTCGGCGCCGTCTCGATGCAGAAGGTGGCCGGGCTGCTCGACTTCACCAAGATGTCGCTCTACCGCTATGTGCCCGGCAAGGCAGAGCTGGTCGCGCTCATGGTGGAGGCCACGATCGGCGGACCGCCGTCAATCGTGGAAGGGCTCGGTTGGCGCGAGCAACTAACAGCCTGGGCAAAAGAGTTGACGAGGTCGTTCACCGAGCACCCGTGGCTGCTCGACGCCACCGTCGGCCCGCGGGTGATGGGCCCCAAGGAACTCGGCTGGCTGGAGCGGGTGCTCGCGGCCCTGGACGGCCACGGGCTGACCGGCCCTGAGCGGATGGACGCCGCGGTGCTGCTGGCCGGGCATGTCCGGGGCATCGCCGAGCAGGGCCGCGCAACCCGTCCGGGCGGCTCGCCCGAGACGGACCTCCTGGCTGTCCTCGGCCCCCTGGTGCACCAGCACGCCGACCGCTTCCCCGCGCTCGCCGCGGCCATTGCCTCACAGGACGGCCGGGATCAGGCGCTGGACTTCGGCCTGGAGAGGATCCTCGACGGTCTGGAGGCCCTGATCACGCGCCGCGCCGGGTAACGCGGCGAAGATCAGCCGCGACTCATTACAGGTGGCGCCGTGCGCAACGCGGCGCTGGCCCCCTCGCTGCTGATCTCCCCAGCCCGATCCTCGTCGACGTGACGGGGATGCACCGCCACACCCCACGCCGCTGGGTCGCCTACGCCCGACGCGGCTGGGCCGAGTACCTCGTTGCACGTGTCCGGGAACAACGACAGGGTGTTCGCGAGTAGGGCTGGTCAGGGACAGGATGCAGCGGCTGAAGATCGCCCCCGAGTGTCCTCGAACCTCTTCCTGGAGGACGGCACGGCCGTCGGGCGGGCGCTGATCCAGTTCGGCGACACCGCTGACGGGTTCATCGCGCACCTCACGGTGTACTTCCCGACGTCCTGCCCGCAGGACGTCCTGGACCACCATCGGCGCCACTACGCGGTCGAGTTCAGGAACTGGATCATCGCGGCGGCTGAGGCGCAGGCCTGACGGACGTTGGCGATACTCGCCGTCGGGCCGTCGGGCCGTCGGGGCCGGTTGCAGGCGACCCCCGCGTCGCCGGTCGGACGGCGGGCGGCACCCGGGTGATGGGGGCGCCGTCATCGGTCGGATGCCGGTCGGCACCCGGGCGATGGGGACCCCTCGTCGCCGGTCGAATGCCGGACTGCTCGGCCATTACGAGGCTGTAGGGCCCGCCCGCCTGCTCAGATCCCAGCCGCCCGCCCCCCAGGCGATTAACGGCCGGCCTCCGCCAGCAACCCCGGCTCTCGACGCTCGCCCGACTGGCTCCGCGCCTCGGCCGACAAGGGGCCACCCCTCTCCGCCTCTCCGCCGACCGTTCGCAAGCCGACAGCGAGGACGGCGGGCCCCGGGGAGCGGGGGAAGGGACCCCGCCGAGCCCTGCGCGCGCCTCGCTCGTTTCCTCGAACGGCGGGTCAGATACCGGCGCCGCCGTCACCGGTTTGCGGGCGCGGGCCGTGCCAGTCGAGGCACAGGACGGTGGCGTCGTCCTGAACGTAGTCGTCGCAGGCGTCGCGGACCGCGGTGACCATGGTCCGTACGACCTCGCGGGGGTGCTCGACGGCGGTGTCGCGCATG
Protein-coding sequences here:
- a CDS encoding DUF7144 family membrane protein; its protein translation is MTRTTPSDASAHTPLEPRGWAVGGTLFAGVMLLVEGILGALEGIAALAKDDVYARVGDYVYKFNLTAWGWIHLVLGVLLAVVGWGLLSGPRPWARVPALMLASLSLVAHFLYLPYQPWWALIGIALSVFVIAALASDWRPETR
- a CDS encoding FAD-dependent monooxygenase — its product is MSTKVLISGASIAGPALAYWLGRYGFETTVVELAPALRGGGQAVDFRGQTHLTVLERMGVLDELRALDTGGSPITFVDQRGRQILHLPADFAGGDVEVPRGELAQVLHQRSLPRTEYLFGDSITALEETRTGVRVTFQHGAPREFDLVIGADGLHSHVRRLTFGPEERYVRHLGYYAATWQVPNYLGLPTGSVGLNVPGRLAAVGADHRDPTRAGAFFVFASPELRYDRHDVAQQKKLIQDAFAGLGWEVPRLLESLQQAPELYFDSISRADVPAWSSGRVALLGDAACGATIGGMGTGTAVVAAYVLAGELARARGDHHTAFARYEHTLRDYAQGCQKGGDRTGPFLAPGTATGLRVRNGLLNRRWILDRMLKMGKQVSSVDLPDYAAGPSNAAAISAVGGQVSPRTARR
- a CDS encoding TetR/AcrR family transcriptional regulator, which translates into the protein MGEETNEAVRLLWGPPAKPSRGPKPALSLARIAAAGVEIADAEGLGAVSMQKVAGLLDFTKMSLYRYVPGKAELVALMVEATIGGPPSIVEGLGWREQLTAWAKELTRSFTEHPWLLDATVGPRVMGPKELGWLERVLAALDGHGLTGPERMDAAVLLAGHVRGIAEQGRATRPGGSPETDLLAVLGPLVHQHADRFPALAAAIASQDGRDQALDFGLERILDGLEALITRRAG